A genome region from Bifidobacterium coryneforme includes the following:
- a CDS encoding carboxymuconolactone decarboxylase family protein gives METSRFEQGSQALAAIDGKGGQDVIDSLQDIAPDLGRWIVEFAFGDIYTREGLSLQQRELVTIGSLVTQGDTAPQLAVHIQGALNVGLSKESVIEAILQCVPYVGFPRVINAINVARKVFASADEDSAESKA, from the coding sequence ATGGAAACTTCGCGTTTTGAACAAGGATCACAGGCTCTGGCAGCCATCGATGGCAAGGGAGGTCAGGATGTCATCGACTCCCTGCAGGATATAGCGCCCGACCTGGGTCGTTGGATTGTCGAATTCGCCTTTGGCGACATATACACCAGGGAGGGGCTCAGCCTGCAGCAGCGGGAGCTGGTCACCATAGGCAGCCTGGTCACACAGGGTGATACGGCCCCGCAGCTGGCTGTTCACATCCAGGGTGCCCTGAATGTTGGGCTGAGCAAGGAGTCCGTCATCGAAGCCATCCTCCAGTGTGTGCCCTACGTGGGCTTCCCGAGGGTCATTAATGCCATCAATGTGGCACGGAAGGTCTTCGCAAGTGCCGATGAGGATTCCGCCGAGTCCAAGGCCTGA
- a CDS encoding serine/threonine-protein kinase yields MSDLEGLNLEPGRLVGGYTLIEPLGGGAMGSVWRARDDGGQDYAMKILRESLTEDDQDRPDSPEARDRASARERLRREALSLKRINHPGVCQIVDMELDDALAFIVTELIEGRNLRDDVAANGPYTGDDLERLTSKMIDAVRAVHRAGIVHRDIKPTNVMISASGPVLVDFGIAMGQGESHVTRTGLVMGTPGFIAPEIIDGAESDQGTDWWSTAAVLAFAATGKPVFGSKPMMAVLEREASGNADLSGLPLDTMKAFRAALSPDRDSRCSPEDLLGAITRDAMDPGAGGSGIATGDNTTHQPAQDQGTREEGVRPFGASSSRDDSGQEEPTQVVEPATQVVEPETRTLEAGTSVIPAQGNPRMAWSSADEATATLDALSRDDPEETTRLGGTQMLQTHAFPQGVWDDRQPQSDMEDAQATSYQGPPLPAASPLPPEDTGHWLGDQPPAQEPPALIRQTRYLHAGTAVLVIIGFIPALMALVAPISALVLAWMLMWFLGTAGLSLQGQINRELKRGGQRRGHDRALNAAALPWHLLKALLLSLPRILILALVVLVIGALATWLGGQTTVSGYINLGGHLLRFPLPAGAPLSLVGLTMGLATMVGWLSTVLVGEAGPDAKKAAGWAYMVRLGAGWLPLGAVDQAVNPSTDPQAMQGQSETESATSKPKGHRRAWTMVLVWVLVLAAVLTLVALHPSMDWSPIPILHS; encoded by the coding sequence ATGAGTGATCTTGAAGGGCTGAATCTGGAACCGGGTCGGCTGGTTGGGGGCTACACCCTGATTGAACCCCTTGGCGGCGGTGCCATGGGGTCCGTCTGGCGTGCCAGGGATGACGGGGGCCAGGACTACGCCATGAAGATCCTGCGGGAGTCCCTGACGGAGGATGACCAGGACCGGCCCGACAGTCCCGAAGCCCGCGACCGAGCCTCCGCCCGCGAGCGCCTGCGCCGCGAGGCCCTGTCCCTGAAGCGAATCAACCATCCCGGGGTCTGCCAGATAGTCGATATGGAGCTCGATGATGCCCTGGCATTCATCGTGACCGAGCTGATTGAGGGGCGGAACCTCCGGGATGATGTGGCGGCCAATGGTCCCTATACGGGCGATGACCTCGAACGGCTGACCAGCAAGATGATCGATGCGGTCAGGGCTGTCCACCGGGCGGGCATCGTCCACCGTGACATCAAGCCCACCAACGTGATGATCTCGGCCTCGGGGCCGGTCCTGGTCGACTTCGGCATCGCCATGGGCCAGGGGGAGAGCCACGTTACCCGAACGGGGCTGGTCATGGGAACCCCGGGATTCATCGCCCCTGAAATCATCGACGGGGCCGAATCCGACCAGGGTACGGACTGGTGGAGCACAGCGGCGGTCCTGGCCTTCGCCGCCACCGGCAAGCCCGTGTTCGGCAGCAAACCCATGATGGCGGTCCTGGAGCGGGAGGCCTCGGGCAATGCCGACCTGTCCGGATTGCCCCTCGACACCATGAAGGCCTTCAGGGCGGCCCTCTCCCCTGACCGCGATTCCCGTTGCAGCCCCGAAGACCTCCTGGGCGCCATCACCAGGGATGCCATGGACCCCGGCGCTGGGGGCTCCGGAATTGCCACAGGAGACAACACAACACATCAGCCGGCCCAGGATCAAGGCACTCGGGAGGAGGGGGTGCGCCCTTTTGGCGCAAGCTCTTCAAGGGATGACTCGGGACAGGAGGAACCGACCCAGGTGGTGGAACCTGCCACACAGGTAGTGGAGCCCGAAACCCGAACCCTGGAAGCAGGAACGTCCGTGATTCCGGCCCAGGGCAATCCCCGTATGGCCTGGTCCTCTGCCGATGAAGCCACCGCCACCCTGGATGCGCTCAGCCGTGACGACCCCGAGGAAACCACCCGGTTGGGCGGAACCCAGATGCTGCAGACCCACGCCTTCCCCCAGGGGGTATGGGACGACCGCCAACCGCAGTCCGATATGGAGGACGCCCAGGCCACGAGCTACCAGGGTCCGCCCCTGCCGGCCGCCAGCCCCCTCCCCCCGGAAGACACCGGTCATTGGCTGGGCGATCAGCCCCCGGCTCAGGAGCCTCCAGCCCTGATCCGACAGACCCGTTATCTCCATGCCGGCACAGCGGTACTGGTCATCATCGGTTTCATTCCGGCCCTCATGGCTCTGGTGGCCCCCATTTCCGCCCTGGTCCTGGCGTGGATGCTGATGTGGTTCCTGGGTACCGCCGGCCTGAGTCTGCAGGGCCAGATCAATCGGGAGCTGAAGCGGGGAGGCCAACGCAGGGGGCATGACCGGGCCCTGAATGCGGCCGCCCTGCCCTGGCACCTGCTCAAGGCCCTTCTGCTCAGCCTCCCTCGCATCCTCATCCTGGCCCTGGTGGTCTTGGTAATCGGCGCACTGGCCACCTGGCTTGGCGGACAGACAACGGTTTCGGGGTATATAAACCTGGGCGGGCACCTCCTGCGCTTCCCTCTTCCGGCAGGAGCCCCCCTCTCCCTGGTGGGATTGACCATGGGGCTGGCAACCATGGTGGGTTGGCTCTCCACCGTGCTGGTCGGGGAGGCCGGACCGGATGCCAAGAAGGCGGCCGGATGGGCCTACATGGTCCGCCTCGGTGCAGGTTGGCTCCCCCTGGGGGCCGTTGACCAGGCGGTCAATCCAAGCACCGACCCACAGGCCATGCAAGGCCAATCGGAGACCGAATCCGCCACATCCAAGCCCAAGGGCCATCGCCGGGCCTGGACCATGGTCCTGGTCTGGGTGCTCGTTCTGGCCGCCGTCCTGACCCTGGTCGCCCTGCATCCTTCCATGGACTGGTCACCTATACCCATTCTTCACTCGTAA
- a CDS encoding DsbA family protein produces the protein MSKSSRQSTQARQQQNRKARLRAEEEARQQEAARERKQQTLIGLIVTIVVVALIALGGFLYWNSHKPVKVENAYETVQKVKVKPSVANDKGGILISKAGVDKSVEQAPTVEIYMDFMCPGCGALHRGLDSTLTAMVKAGQINLVIYPMSFMDRLTTDEYSSRAGSAAVYIAQNDPDHFLPFMASLYDKDFQPDEENYKPVSDKQIRQQAIKAGISPEMADRSLKGEYRAWLSALDKYTPTRKELWNTSGHNKGQMSTPTVRINGTFWDLGQLSTSGLDYKAGLLKAIGLDPEQVGQDDVLPSIGPKGSPLAL, from the coding sequence ATGTCCAAGTCCAGCCGCCAGTCCACCCAGGCCAGGCAGCAGCAGAACCGCAAGGCCAGGCTCCGGGCCGAGGAGGAGGCCCGCCAGCAGGAGGCCGCCCGGGAACGCAAGCAGCAGACCCTGATCGGACTTATCGTCACCATCGTGGTGGTGGCCCTGATTGCCCTGGGCGGATTCCTCTATTGGAACAGCCACAAGCCGGTCAAGGTGGAAAACGCCTACGAGACCGTCCAGAAGGTCAAGGTGAAGCCCTCGGTCGCCAACGACAAGGGCGGCATACTGATCAGCAAGGCCGGAGTGGACAAGTCGGTTGAGCAGGCCCCCACGGTGGAGATCTACATGGACTTCATGTGCCCAGGCTGCGGTGCCCTTCATCGCGGATTGGACTCCACCCTGACCGCCATGGTGAAGGCCGGGCAGATCAACCTGGTCATCTACCCCATGTCGTTCATGGACCGACTCACCACCGACGAGTACTCATCCCGTGCAGGTTCCGCCGCGGTCTACATCGCGCAGAACGATCCGGATCACTTCCTGCCCTTCATGGCCAGTCTTTACGACAAGGACTTCCAGCCCGACGAGGAGAACTACAAGCCGGTCAGCGACAAGCAGATCCGCCAGCAGGCCATCAAGGCGGGCATCAGCCCAGAGATGGCAGACCGTTCCCTCAAGGGCGAGTACAGGGCGTGGCTGAGTGCTTTGGACAAGTACACCCCGACCCGTAAGGAACTGTGGAATACCTCGGGGCACAACAAGGGACAGATGTCCACACCGACCGTCCGCATCAACGGGACCTTCTGGGACCTGGGGCAACTCTCCACGTCCGGACTGGACTACAAGGCCGGGCTCCTCAAGGCCATAGGCCTCGACCCCGAGCAGGTTGGCCAGGATGATGTCCTGCCTTCAATCGGCCCCAAGGGCAGCCCACTGGCCTTGTAA